The proteins below come from a single Etheostoma spectabile isolate EspeVRDwgs_2016 chromosome 4, UIUC_Espe_1.0, whole genome shotgun sequence genomic window:
- the LOC116687942 gene encoding CTTNBP2 N-terminal-like protein isoform X2: MLEFPKTSEGLMKSKLNMENLTKPELLMLFSILEGELEARDLVIDTLKAQRKELFIQERYGRYNLSDPFLALQRDSEVVGDQNKDPGCSSPTSNPLVVLKLVVSHCRRMQEKMLAQLAAVESRHRRVIADLEEERRRHAEDTAEGDDVTYILEKERERLQQQLEFERSQVRRLEKEQRRITDQLEEERAQHKQLSCTLAKECKWASARALEEGHRLTELSRTLDKEEQACQALRNELEDERRRALRMEARVEEQLAEFDTEREQLRSRLKKEEAHCCQLQQQVEELKRTLEEVNMMRDVGEAVTAPVEAVGKEWAMKVPPAKTVVETITVEEIEEDQSPQPEQPKVNCHHCPMETNGHHGPTNAFPDNIVQNGNENSLIYQSQTSFSPCSVTPSTFPPSSPCASPVLAKRPPGSPSPGSYQSPYQAGINQRFHAARHRFQGTTDPEPPSQATQPALPLSPKDVSPVTSGSSLETSPVKQMARSTVTQVLSRFTTVQQSATPKLATPNNSPFGTDYRSLAAPLSPIIGRAAGVLQQGIQSPTTPRAERGNPPPIPPKKPGLAQAPPSPAAVPRSASHFSDSPLSASCGLTSSQEGVKELDMVVSSN, from the exons GCCCAGCGTAAAGAACTGTTTATCCAGGAGCGCTATGGCAGGTACAACCTCAGCGACCCCTTCCTGGCCTTGCAGAGGGACAGTGAGGTTGTAGGGGACCAGAACAAGGACCCGGGCTGTTCCTCCCCCACCTCCAACCCTCTGGTGGTTCTCAAACTGGTGGTGAGCCACTGCAGGAGGATGCAGGAGAAGATGTTGGCCCAGCTGGCTGCAGTGGAAAGCAGGCACAGAAGG GTCATTGCCGATCTGGAGGAGGAACGGAGGAGGCACGCTGAGGACACCGCCGAGGGAGATGATGTCACCTACAtcctggagaaagagagggagcgcTTACAACAACAG CTGGAGTTTGAGCGGAGCCAGGTCCGGCGGTTGGAAAAAGAACAGCGGCGAATTACTGACCAGCTAGAAGAAGAACGGGCTCAGCACAAACAGCTCTCCTGCACCTTGGCCAAAGAGTGCAAGTGGGCAAGTGCCAGGGCTCTGGAGGAGGGTCACCGGCTGACGGAGCTGAGCCGTACACTTGACAAG GAGGAGCAGGCTTGTCAGGCACTGAGAAACGAGCTGGAAGATGAGAGGAGGCGAGCTCTGAGAATGGAGGCGAGGGTGGAAGAGCAGCTGGCCGAGTTTGACACTGAGCGAGAGCAACTCCGCTCACGTTTGAAGAAGGAGGAAGCTCACTGCTGTCAGCTACAACAACAG GTAGAGGAGCTGAAGAGGACGCTGGAGGAGGTGAATATGATGAGAGATGTTGGGGAGGCAGTTACAGCTCCAGTAGAGGCAGTAGGAAAGGAGTGGGCCATGAAAGTTCCTCCAGCAAAGACAGTAGTAGAGACTATTACGGTGGAGGAGATTGAGGAAGACCAAAGCCCACAACCTGAGCAGCCAAAAGTCAACTGTCACCACTGTCCGATGGAGACCAATGGGCACCACGGTCCAACCAACGCCTTCCCAGATAACATTGTACAGAATGGGAATGAGAATTCTCTAATTTATCAGAGCCAGACATCATTCTCCCCCTGCAGTGTCACCCCCTCCACATTCCCTCCTTCCTCCCCATGCGCTTCACCTGTCCTTGCCAAACGCCCACCAGGCAGCCCGAGCCCTGGTAGCTACCAGTCTCCCTACCAGGCCGGGATCAACCAGCGCTTCCACGCTGCTCGTCATCGGTTCCAGGGTACCACTGACCCAGAGCCTCCGTCCCAGGCCACACAGCCAGCTCTCCCCCTCTCACCAAAGGATGTCTCCCCTGTGACCAGCGGCTCGTCCCTAGAAACCAGCCCAGTCAAGCAGATGGCCCGAAGCACAGTCACTCAAGTCCTGTCTCGCTTCACCACCGTACAGCAGAGCGCCACACCGAAGCTCGCAACACCAAACAATTCACCCTTTGGTACAGACTACCGCAGCCTAGCAGCGCCTTTGTCTCCGATCATCGGAAGGGCCGCAGGAGTACTTCAGCAGGGGATCCAATCACCTACTACCCCCAGGGCAGAAAGGGGCAACCCTCCACCCATCCCCCCTAAGAAGCCCGGTCTGGCCCAGGCCCCTCCCTCCCCGGCAGCAGTGCCCAGGTCCGCCAGCCACTTCTCTGACAGCCCCCTCTCAGCCAGCTGTGGCCTCACCTCCAGCCAGGAGGGAGTCAAAGAACTGGACATGGTGGTTTCTTCTAATTAA
- the LOC116687942 gene encoding CTTNBP2 N-terminal-like protein isoform X1 codes for MLEFPKTSEGLMKAQRKELFIQERYGRYNLSDPFLALQRDSEVVGDQNKDPGCSSPTSNPLVVLKLVVSHCRRMQEKMLAQLAAVESRHRRVIADLEEERRRHAEDTAEGDDVTYILEKERERLQQQLEFERSQVRRLEKEQRRITDQLEEERAQHKQLSCTLAKECKWASARALEEGHRLTELSRTLDKEEQACQALRNELEDERRRALRMEARVEEQLAEFDTEREQLRSRLKKEEAHCCQLQQQVEELKRTLEEVNMMRDVGEAVTAPVEAVGKEWAMKVPPAKTVVETITVEEIEEDQSPQPEQPKVNCHHCPMETNGHHGPTNAFPDNIVQNGNENSLIYQSQTSFSPCSVTPSTFPPSSPCASPVLAKRPPGSPSPGSYQSPYQAGINQRFHAARHRFQGTTDPEPPSQATQPALPLSPKDVSPVTSGSSLETSPVKQMARSTVTQVLSRFTTVQQSATPKLATPNNSPFGTDYRSLAAPLSPIIGRAAGVLQQGIQSPTTPRAERGNPPPIPPKKPGLAQAPPSPAAVPRSASHFSDSPLSASCGLTSSQEGVKELDMVVSSN; via the exons GCCCAGCGTAAAGAACTGTTTATCCAGGAGCGCTATGGCAGGTACAACCTCAGCGACCCCTTCCTGGCCTTGCAGAGGGACAGTGAGGTTGTAGGGGACCAGAACAAGGACCCGGGCTGTTCCTCCCCCACCTCCAACCCTCTGGTGGTTCTCAAACTGGTGGTGAGCCACTGCAGGAGGATGCAGGAGAAGATGTTGGCCCAGCTGGCTGCAGTGGAAAGCAGGCACAGAAGG GTCATTGCCGATCTGGAGGAGGAACGGAGGAGGCACGCTGAGGACACCGCCGAGGGAGATGATGTCACCTACAtcctggagaaagagagggagcgcTTACAACAACAG CTGGAGTTTGAGCGGAGCCAGGTCCGGCGGTTGGAAAAAGAACAGCGGCGAATTACTGACCAGCTAGAAGAAGAACGGGCTCAGCACAAACAGCTCTCCTGCACCTTGGCCAAAGAGTGCAAGTGGGCAAGTGCCAGGGCTCTGGAGGAGGGTCACCGGCTGACGGAGCTGAGCCGTACACTTGACAAG GAGGAGCAGGCTTGTCAGGCACTGAGAAACGAGCTGGAAGATGAGAGGAGGCGAGCTCTGAGAATGGAGGCGAGGGTGGAAGAGCAGCTGGCCGAGTTTGACACTGAGCGAGAGCAACTCCGCTCACGTTTGAAGAAGGAGGAAGCTCACTGCTGTCAGCTACAACAACAG GTAGAGGAGCTGAAGAGGACGCTGGAGGAGGTGAATATGATGAGAGATGTTGGGGAGGCAGTTACAGCTCCAGTAGAGGCAGTAGGAAAGGAGTGGGCCATGAAAGTTCCTCCAGCAAAGACAGTAGTAGAGACTATTACGGTGGAGGAGATTGAGGAAGACCAAAGCCCACAACCTGAGCAGCCAAAAGTCAACTGTCACCACTGTCCGATGGAGACCAATGGGCACCACGGTCCAACCAACGCCTTCCCAGATAACATTGTACAGAATGGGAATGAGAATTCTCTAATTTATCAGAGCCAGACATCATTCTCCCCCTGCAGTGTCACCCCCTCCACATTCCCTCCTTCCTCCCCATGCGCTTCACCTGTCCTTGCCAAACGCCCACCAGGCAGCCCGAGCCCTGGTAGCTACCAGTCTCCCTACCAGGCCGGGATCAACCAGCGCTTCCACGCTGCTCGTCATCGGTTCCAGGGTACCACTGACCCAGAGCCTCCGTCCCAGGCCACACAGCCAGCTCTCCCCCTCTCACCAAAGGATGTCTCCCCTGTGACCAGCGGCTCGTCCCTAGAAACCAGCCCAGTCAAGCAGATGGCCCGAAGCACAGTCACTCAAGTCCTGTCTCGCTTCACCACCGTACAGCAGAGCGCCACACCGAAGCTCGCAACACCAAACAATTCACCCTTTGGTACAGACTACCGCAGCCTAGCAGCGCCTTTGTCTCCGATCATCGGAAGGGCCGCAGGAGTACTTCAGCAGGGGATCCAATCACCTACTACCCCCAGGGCAGAAAGGGGCAACCCTCCACCCATCCCCCCTAAGAAGCCCGGTCTGGCCCAGGCCCCTCCCTCCCCGGCAGCAGTGCCCAGGTCCGCCAGCCACTTCTCTGACAGCCCCCTCTCAGCCAGCTGTGGCCTCACCTCCAGCCAGGAGGGAGTCAAAGAACTGGACATGGTGGTTTCTTCTAATTAA